The following DNA comes from Methanoculleus sp. 7T.
TCTGGCAGGTCTCGGCACGCTGCCCGCCGGGGGTGGAGACCAACCTCGAGGAGGTCCTCAGGACGGTCGCCGCACAGACGGGCGGGACAGGCGGCGGTCACAGGAACCGCGGCGGAGCACGCATCCCGGCCGATCGTATCGGTGAGTTCAGGAAAGAGTTCGCCGGGGCGGTGGCCGCATGATCCGGATCGAGGGCACCATCACGACCGAGAGCGTGCGTGCGTCGTGCGTCGCCGGCGCCCTCGCCCCCGACAACCTCTCCGGCATGGAGACGGCGGCCGCGGGGAACGAGGTCGTCACCGCGATCCGGGGCGAGCACCTGCGGTCGGTGACGGCGTCGGTG
Coding sequences within:
- a CDS encoding KEOPS complex subunit Pcc1; the protein is MIRIEGTITTESVRASCVAGALAPDNLSGMETAAAGNEVVTAIRGEHLRSVTASVDDYLMNLAIAEEVCSYLLEKVGRA